One part of the Cyclobacteriaceae bacterium genome encodes these proteins:
- a CDS encoding LacI family DNA-binding transcriptional regulator: MKYNQVTIKDIARELGISPSTVSRALKDHPDISPDTKKAVNELAEKLNYQPNIVALSLRQSKTNTLGVIIPEIVHFFFSTIISGIEDVAYSAGYNVILAQSNESQTREISDIKALFNSRVDGMLMSVSRETTNFEHIESMLAKGVPIVFFDRVYNTDHASKIVVDDFTGAKDATLHLIDQGCKRIAHIEGPPNLDISKQRLEGYKEALKENGMAFSKELIATCPSGTIEEGKKATEKLLALKNPPDGIFATNDPAAMGAMQAIKEKGLKMPKDIALVGFSNWFFSSLMDPPLSSVDQPGFEMGQEAAKLLIRQIEKQDKDEHDILPETKVLKTRLIVRESSLRKQ; encoded by the coding sequence ATGAAGTACAATCAAGTAACGATTAAAGACATTGCACGGGAGTTGGGCATTTCACCTTCAACGGTTTCACGGGCATTAAAAGATCACCCTGATATTAGCCCCGATACCAAAAAAGCTGTAAACGAACTGGCCGAGAAACTCAACTACCAACCCAATATTGTAGCCCTCAGTCTCCGCCAAAGTAAAACCAATACTCTTGGGGTGATCATTCCTGAAATCGTCCACTTTTTCTTTTCAACCATTATTAGTGGAATTGAAGATGTAGCCTATAGCGCTGGGTACAATGTAATACTGGCTCAATCGAATGAATCACAAACACGCGAAATATCGGATATCAAGGCGTTGTTCAACAGCCGCGTTGACGGCATGCTCATGTCGGTTTCACGCGAAACCACGAATTTTGAGCACATTGAATCGATGTTGGCCAAGGGTGTACCAATAGTTTTTTTTGATCGCGTTTACAATACCGACCATGCCAGCAAAATAGTGGTAGATGATTTCACCGGGGCGAAAGATGCCACATTACACCTGATCGACCAGGGGTGTAAACGGATTGCACATATTGAAGGCCCACCAAACCTCGACATTAGTAAACAAAGACTGGAAGGATATAAAGAAGCGTTGAAAGAAAACGGCATGGCATTCAGTAAAGAATTGATAGCAACTTGCCCTTCAGGCACCATTGAGGAAGGAAAAAAAGCGACTGAAAAACTGCTGGCCTTAAAGAACCCTCCCGATGGCATATTTGCCACGAACGACCCTGCTGCGATGGGTGCCATGCAGGCGATTAAAGAAAAGGGCTTAAAAATGCCGAAAGACATTGCACTGGTGGGCTTTAGCAATTGGTTTTTCAGCTCATTAATGGATCCACCTCTTTCCTCGGTTGATCAACCCGGGTTTGAAATGGGGCAAGAAGCCGCCAAGCTTTTGATTAGGCAGATTGAAAAGCAGGATAAGGATGAACATGATATCTTGCCGGAAACAAAAGTGCTAAAAACCAGGTTAATTGTTCGTGAGTCTTCCCTACGTAAGCAATAG
- the pgmB gene encoding beta-phosphoglucomutase codes for MTACIFDLDGVIVDTAHYHFMAWQRLARELGIELTPHDNERLKGVGRIESLNIILEIGGISLPDDEKERLAAKKNTWFVEYIQAMKKEEIFPGAKALFDSLHAHNIKVGLASSSKNARTVLHKLEIESIFEAIVDGTMITNSKPDPEIFLKASSLLKVYPAECIVIEDAEAGVEAALRAGMRCVGIGKPQQLSKANFVVDHIQKLSYNILKNL; via the coding sequence GTGACTGCATGTATTTTTGATTTAGACGGAGTGATTGTTGATACTGCCCATTATCATTTTATGGCGTGGCAACGCCTGGCAAGGGAACTGGGTATTGAACTAACACCACATGATAACGAACGTTTGAAAGGTGTTGGCAGGATTGAGTCGCTGAATATCATCCTTGAAATCGGGGGCATTTCTTTGCCGGATGATGAAAAGGAAAGATTGGCTGCGAAAAAGAATACCTGGTTTGTTGAGTATATCCAGGCCATGAAGAAGGAGGAGATTTTTCCGGGGGCAAAGGCCTTATTTGACTCGCTCCATGCACACAACATAAAAGTGGGTTTGGCTTCCAGCAGTAAAAATGCCCGAACGGTTTTGCACAAGCTTGAAATTGAAAGCATTTTTGAAGCTATAGTTGACGGCACAATGATTACCAACTCAAAACCCGATCCGGAGATTTTTCTAAAAGCTTCATCTTTGCTAAAAGTTTATCCGGCCGAGTGCATAGTGATTGAGGATGCCGAAGCTGGTGTTGAAGCTGCCTTGCGAGCAGGCATGCGGTGCGTTGGTATAGGCAAACCTCAGCAATTAAGCAAAGCCAACTTCGTAGTTGATCATATTCAAAAACTATCTTACAATATTCTAAAAAACCTTTAA
- the msrA gene encoding peptide-methionine (S)-S-oxide reductase MsrA: MRNALLYISFALWGVSCAQQNEKNKPENMKGELAVATFGSGCFWCTEAVFQRVKGVEKVVSGYSGGNVKNPTYREVTSGLTGHAEVTQITFDPTTISFEELLEIFWGTHDPTTLNRQGADVGTQYRSAIFYHNDEQKRLSELYKKKLDASGAFPNPIVTEISPYTAFYPAEDYHQNYYNLNGNAPYCSYVIQPKLEKFKKVFQDKLKQN, encoded by the coding sequence ATGAGAAACGCATTGTTGTATATTTCCTTTGCGCTGTGGGGCGTTTCGTGCGCCCAGCAAAATGAAAAAAATAAACCAGAAAATATGAAAGGCGAATTAGCCGTGGCCACCTTTGGCAGCGGATGTTTTTGGTGTACCGAAGCCGTATTTCAGCGGGTAAAAGGCGTTGAGAAAGTTGTTTCGGGCTACTCGGGTGGCAACGTTAAAAACCCAACGTATCGCGAGGTTACTTCCGGCCTGACCGGCCATGCAGAAGTTACCCAAATCACCTTCGACCCAACCACGATTTCGTTTGAAGAATTATTGGAAATCTTCTGGGGAACGCATGACCCTACCACCCTTAACCGCCAGGGTGCAGATGTGGGAACACAATACCGCTCAGCAATCTTTTACCATAATGACGAACAAAAAAGACTTTCAGAGCTTTATAAAAAGAAATTGGATGCCTCAGGTGCATTCCCAAATCCAATTGTTACGGAGATAAGCCCCTATACGGCATTTTATCCGGCTGAAGATTACCACCAAAATTATTACAACCTTAATGGCAATGCCCCGTATTGCTCGTACGTTATACAGCCTAAGCTTGAAAAATTTAAAAAAGTTTTTCAGGATAAACTTAAACAGAATTAG
- a CDS encoding MFS transporter produces the protein MSSSTAPVIRPRLSFWQIWNMSFGFMGIQFGFALQNANTSRIFETLGSDPKNLALYWLAAPVTGLIVQPIIGYYSDRTWHHKWGRRRPFFAIGAVLASIALCLMPNSPALWMAVGVLWIMDASINISMEPFRAFVGDMLPPAQRTTGFAMQSFFIGIGAIIASFLPWIFTNWFGISNVADEPGVIPDSVKYSFYLGAFMLFLTVMWTVFSTKEYPPEPGVEEKLRNRERKKIDNEEFYAAKFSKLGTILLVLAAVVAAVVYSTGIEKELYVLSLGFGIFGLVHLLATLYIKQGRSYLGLVNIVKDFNSMPKTMIQLAYVQFFSWFALFAMWIYTTSAVTSHIYKSSDPTSVAYNDGASLVGNLFGTYNGIAALAALLLPVLAKYTSRRITHMLALFCGGGGLISFYFIADPFWLWFSMIGVGIAWASILSIPYAMLSGSLPAEKMGYYMGVFNFFIVIPQIVAGTLLGFMLTHLFNGESIYILVSGGVSMIIAGLLNLLVEDHDEIVIKEKV, from the coding sequence ATGTCATCATCAACAGCACCCGTTATAAGACCAAGACTAAGCTTTTGGCAAATATGGAACATGAGCTTTGGGTTTATGGGTATTCAGTTTGGTTTTGCGCTACAGAATGCAAACACCAGCAGAATATTTGAAACACTCGGCTCTGATCCGAAGAATCTTGCATTGTATTGGTTAGCGGCTCCTGTTACTGGTTTAATCGTACAACCCATAATTGGTTATTATAGCGATCGTACATGGCATCACAAATGGGGCCGCAGAAGACCCTTCTTTGCCATAGGCGCTGTTCTGGCTTCCATTGCGCTTTGCCTTATGCCTAACTCCCCTGCGTTATGGATGGCCGTTGGAGTGCTGTGGATTATGGACGCTTCAATTAACATAAGTATGGAGCCATTCAGGGCATTTGTTGGTGATATGCTCCCTCCGGCACAACGAACAACAGGCTTTGCCATGCAGAGCTTTTTCATTGGCATTGGCGCTATCATAGCCTCTTTCCTACCCTGGATATTTACAAACTGGTTTGGCATTTCTAATGTGGCCGATGAACCGGGAGTCATTCCTGACTCTGTGAAATATTCCTTTTACCTGGGCGCCTTTATGCTTTTTCTAACCGTGATGTGGACGGTGTTCAGCACGAAGGAGTATCCACCTGAGCCTGGCGTAGAAGAAAAACTACGAAACAGGGAACGTAAGAAAATTGATAATGAAGAATTCTATGCTGCCAAATTTTCTAAACTCGGTACAATACTGTTAGTGTTGGCAGCTGTTGTCGCTGCAGTTGTGTACTCAACAGGCATTGAAAAAGAACTTTATGTTCTTTCATTGGGATTCGGAATTTTTGGATTGGTGCATCTGCTCGCAACCCTTTACATTAAACAAGGTCGGTCCTATCTCGGTCTGGTGAATATTGTCAAGGATTTTAATTCTATGCCAAAGACAATGATTCAACTGGCATATGTTCAGTTTTTCTCATGGTTCGCACTTTTTGCGATGTGGATTTACACCACATCAGCAGTAACCAGTCATATCTATAAATCATCCGACCCAACATCAGTTGCCTACAATGATGGCGCCTCCCTGGTTGGAAATTTATTTGGTACGTATAACGGTATTGCAGCATTGGCAGCGTTACTACTACCGGTATTGGCAAAGTATACCAGCCGTAGAATAACACACATGCTAGCACTTTTTTGTGGTGGCGGTGGGCTCATATCCTTCTATTTTATTGCTGATCCATTCTGGCTGTGGTTTTCCATGATCGGTGTTGGTATTGCCTGGGCTAGTATACTTTCGATACCCTACGCCATGCTTTCCGGTTCTTTACCAGCCGAAAAGATGGGCTACTATATGGGTGTGTTCAATTTCTTCATTGTCATTCCGCAAATTGTTGCCGGAACGTTGTTGGGCTTTATGCTAACACACCTCTTTAACGGAGAGTCCATTTACATTTTAGTGTCAGGAGGAGTTTCCATGATCATCGCTGGATTGCTCAATTTATTAGTTGAAGATCATGATGAGATAGTAATCAAAGAGAAAGTATGA
- a CDS encoding glycoside hydrolase family 31 protein — MSKFKSVLSQQVGNLLSFEKTADGVLLQTEGAKFSVRFYTENIARVTATRETFFEDFSYAVVTTPQEAKIEINDSPDEILLTTSALQVRIIKSPVKITFLTIQGQVINEDDDLGTAWNGEQVTTYKKLQEGERFIGLGEKTGPLDRKGQGYTNWNTDAYAYHTGADPLYCSTPFYIGLHSNLIYGIFLDNTHKTFFNFGASNNRFSSFAADSGEMNYYFIHGASVGEVIKHYTHLTGRMELPPLWSIGYQQCRYSYYPDKEVMTLANTFREKDIPADAIVFDIHYMDQYKIFTWSNKDFPDPKGLLQKLKQLGFRVVVMCDPGIKVEEGYHTYEDGKAKDVFIKFPDGENYTGMVWPGWCHFPDFTNPKTRNWWKEQFKDYVDLGIEGFWNDMNEIATWGHSLPENIEMDFEGNKSTMRRGRNIYGFQMARSTYEGTKELLKGKRPFNLTRSAFSGIQRYSAVWTGDNVAYDEHMMLGVRLVNSMGLTGIAFAGYDVGGFVGNTDEKLFARWISIGAFSPFFRGHTMINTRDSEPWTFGERVEEISRNYIKLRYRLLPYLYSLFYDASKRGMPVNRSLAIDYPFDNHIYDHRFHNQYLFGPALLVAPVESNKDLVKVYLPEGNWYELLTDEQHSGNSIIVADCPLDKLPVYVKGSSIIPMREKAGSTVADRGEVLEIHVYKGNHDNSFVWYEDDGETFAYQQGEFCTRKMEYLHAEGKFIIHAAEGKYLPGYKSINIFFHGFDGLHSPSLNGVSQSLQKKDYRFVQPMANYDPVNTMPDGPSVKNLPYLTVVYDQKQAVIQW; from the coding sequence ATGTCTAAATTCAAATCGGTACTTAGCCAACAGGTTGGCAACCTTTTAAGCTTTGAAAAAACCGCAGATGGTGTTTTACTTCAAACCGAAGGCGCTAAATTCTCGGTCCGATTCTACACTGAAAACATCGCACGGGTAACAGCCACACGCGAAACGTTCTTTGAAGATTTCTCCTATGCAGTAGTGACCACTCCGCAAGAAGCCAAAATAGAAATTAATGATTCGCCTGACGAAATATTGCTTACTACTTCAGCGCTTCAGGTACGGATTATTAAAAGCCCGGTAAAGATTACTTTTTTAACCATACAGGGACAGGTTATTAATGAAGACGATGATTTAGGTACGGCATGGAACGGTGAACAAGTGACCACGTACAAAAAACTCCAGGAAGGCGAACGCTTTATTGGCTTAGGTGAAAAAACCGGACCGCTTGATCGCAAAGGACAAGGTTATACCAACTGGAATACGGATGCCTATGCTTACCACACAGGGGCAGATCCATTGTATTGCTCCACCCCTTTTTATATCGGGTTGCATAGTAACCTCATCTACGGAATTTTTCTCGACAATACCCATAAAACATTTTTCAATTTTGGTGCGTCCAACAATCGGTTCTCCAGCTTTGCCGCAGATAGTGGCGAAATGAATTACTACTTCATACATGGCGCCAGTGTGGGTGAAGTCATTAAGCACTACACCCATCTCACTGGCCGTATGGAATTGCCTCCATTATGGAGCATCGGCTACCAACAATGCCGCTACAGCTATTATCCCGATAAGGAAGTGATGACCCTCGCCAATACATTCCGCGAGAAAGACATTCCGGCCGATGCGATTGTGTTCGACATCCACTATATGGATCAGTACAAAATATTTACCTGGAGTAACAAAGATTTTCCTGACCCAAAAGGGCTGTTGCAAAAGTTAAAACAACTTGGCTTCCGGGTGGTGGTGATGTGCGATCCGGGAATAAAAGTGGAAGAAGGCTATCATACGTATGAAGACGGAAAAGCCAAGGATGTATTTATCAAGTTCCCCGATGGTGAAAATTACACCGGCATGGTGTGGCCGGGGTGGTGTCACTTTCCGGATTTTACCAACCCCAAAACACGCAATTGGTGGAAAGAACAATTCAAAGATTATGTTGATTTAGGAATAGAAGGCTTTTGGAACGACATGAACGAAATTGCCACCTGGGGCCATAGCCTGCCGGAGAACATTGAAATGGATTTTGAAGGTAACAAATCCACCATGCGGAGGGGGCGAAACATCTACGGCTTTCAAATGGCACGTAGCACTTATGAAGGCACCAAAGAATTACTGAAAGGCAAGCGTCCATTCAACCTTACCCGATCCGCCTTTTCCGGCATCCAGCGATACTCGGCCGTTTGGACAGGCGACAATGTTGCCTATGATGAACATATGATGCTGGGTGTTCGTTTGGTGAATAGTATGGGCTTAACCGGAATTGCGTTTGCGGGATATGACGTGGGTGGCTTTGTTGGAAACACTGATGAAAAACTTTTTGCACGCTGGATTTCCATTGGCGCCTTCTCCCCTTTCTTTCGTGGACATACCATGATCAATACCCGCGATTCAGAACCGTGGACATTTGGTGAACGGGTGGAAGAAATTTCACGCAACTACATCAAACTACGGTACAGGCTGCTCCCCTATTTGTATTCACTCTTTTACGATGCATCAAAAAGGGGTATGCCGGTAAACCGTTCACTTGCCATTGACTATCCATTTGACAATCATATTTATGATCATCGTTTTCACAATCAATACCTGTTTGGCCCGGCACTCTTAGTAGCGCCCGTGGAAAGCAACAAAGATCTTGTGAAGGTTTATCTGCCGGAAGGTAACTGGTACGAGCTTCTTACCGATGAACAACATTCGGGCAACAGCATCATCGTAGCCGATTGCCCGTTGGACAAACTTCCGGTTTATGTGAAGGGTTCATCTATTATACCCATGCGTGAAAAAGCAGGTTCAACCGTTGCTGATCGTGGAGAGGTTTTGGAAATCCATGTGTACAAGGGTAACCACGACAACAGTTTTGTATGGTATGAAGACGATGGTGAAACTTTTGCCTATCAGCAAGGCGAATTCTGTACACGTAAAATGGAATATCTGCACGCTGAAGGAAAATTTATAATCCACGCGGCTGAAGGAAAATATTTACCTGGTTACAAGTCGATTAATATTTTCTTTCATGGATTTGACGGACTTCACTCACCTTCTTTAAATGGCGTTTCACAATCCCTGCAAAAGAAAGATTATCGCTTTGTTCAGCCCATGGCCAATTACGATCCGGTTAATACTATGCCCGATGGACCATCGGTAAAAAACTTACCTTATCTTACGGTTGTGTATGATCAAAAACAAGCCGTTATTCAATGGTAG
- a CDS encoding GAF domain-containing protein, translating into MKNKKRRFRFRLTIGNKILAGFLAVMVLFVINATIIFLTGNQIDNVVSKSAEVVRPSKDAINEFVLTVERYQKLITSWVYLQTNDENKNALKLLVSHEYPALKERIEALKNTWEIDSQKVLVDTVFASFERVQRYAEDQITSQLISFESYEDGITKLLAEDVLESTINPQLEEILVDLKGLAHAQTTINTISDAELINSSKNLRNITLILAGITILLGLVSAYLLMRAITRPVNFLKDVVVKLGKGELVEDKQTKFSNDEIGEMATAMDNLVNGLKATTHFAENIGKGNYSSDFKPLSEHDVLGNALINMRNNLARVAEDDAKRNWATEGLAKFGEILRTNTNDLEKLADEIISNLVKYLKSNQGALYIMDDESGDEPTMSMKACYAWDKKKFIDHKIHKGEGLAGQAWQEGDTVYLTEVPQNYIKISSGLGDANPTAILIVPLKVNEQIFGVVEIASFNTFADYEMEFVQKIAESIASTISSVKINARTQRLLEESQEMTEQMRAQEEEMRQNMEELQATQEEMQRNQSETEGTMQALNTSLAMAEYDVEGKLVKINTNYLSILGYSQNEVVGEHHRIFVSKEEKNSEEYRQFWRDLEAGKARKGVFKRLSRKGDAVNIRSYFSPVKGRAGEILRIMEISVEA; encoded by the coding sequence ATGAAAAACAAAAAAAGACGCTTTCGGTTTCGGCTCACAATAGGTAATAAAATACTGGCAGGTTTCCTGGCCGTCATGGTATTGTTTGTCATCAATGCCACCATCATTTTCCTAACCGGTAACCAAATTGATAACGTGGTGAGTAAATCGGCAGAAGTCGTACGGCCTTCAAAAGATGCCATCAACGAGTTTGTGTTAACCGTTGAGCGGTATCAGAAACTGATTACCAGTTGGGTGTACCTGCAAACCAACGATGAAAATAAAAATGCCCTGAAGTTATTGGTAAGCCACGAATACCCTGCCCTGAAGGAGCGTATTGAAGCATTAAAGAACACCTGGGAAATCGACAGCCAAAAAGTTTTGGTAGACACGGTTTTTGCCAGTTTTGAACGCGTGCAGCGTTATGCTGAAGATCAAATTACCTCTCAATTGATTTCGTTTGAAAGCTATGAAGACGGAATTACCAAGTTATTGGCTGAAGATGTTTTGGAAAGTACAATTAACCCACAGTTAGAGGAGATATTGGTGGACCTGAAAGGATTGGCCCACGCACAGACAACAATCAATACTATTTCCGATGCAGAACTGATTAACTCTTCAAAGAATTTGCGGAACATCACCCTTATCCTGGCGGGTATAACCATTTTATTAGGATTGGTTAGCGCTTATTTATTGATGCGGGCCATAACACGGCCGGTTAACTTCCTGAAAGATGTGGTGGTAAAACTTGGAAAAGGTGAATTGGTGGAAGACAAGCAAACCAAATTCAGCAACGATGAAATTGGCGAGATGGCCACCGCCATGGATAACCTTGTAAACGGCCTTAAGGCTACCACGCACTTTGCTGAGAATATCGGTAAGGGTAACTACAGCTCGGATTTTAAACCTTTAAGTGAGCATGATGTGTTGGGCAATGCCCTAATTAACATGCGCAACAACCTTGCGCGTGTAGCGGAGGATGATGCCAAAAGAAACTGGGCAACGGAAGGACTGGCTAAATTTGGGGAGATATTGCGCACCAATACCAACGACCTGGAGAAACTTGCGGACGAGATCATATCCAACCTGGTTAAATACCTCAAATCAAATCAAGGTGCCCTCTATATAATGGATGATGAGTCTGGCGATGAGCCTACTATGTCCATGAAGGCATGTTATGCCTGGGATAAAAAGAAATTTATCGATCATAAAATCCACAAAGGTGAAGGACTGGCTGGTCAGGCCTGGCAGGAGGGTGATACGGTGTATTTAACTGAAGTTCCTCAGAATTACATTAAGATTTCTTCGGGCTTAGGTGATGCCAACCCCACCGCTATCCTTATTGTTCCATTAAAAGTGAACGAACAGATTTTTGGGGTCGTGGAGATTGCATCGTTCAACACCTTTGCTGATTATGAAATGGAGTTTGTGCAGAAAATTGCAGAGAGCATTGCTTCAACAATTTCATCGGTGAAGATCAATGCCCGTACCCAGCGTTTGTTGGAGGAATCGCAGGAGATGACTGAGCAAATGCGCGCGCAGGAAGAAGAGATGCGCCAGAATATGGAAGAATTGCAGGCCACCCAGGAAGAGATGCAGCGCAACCAATCTGAAACGGAAGGTACTATGCAAGCCCTGAATACTTCCCTGGCCATGGCCGAATATGACGTGGAAGGAAAATTGGTCAAGATCAACACAAATTATCTATCCATCCTTGGGTATTCACAAAACGAAGTTGTAGGGGAGCACCACCGGATATTTGTTAGCAAGGAAGAAAAGAATAGCGAGGAGTACCGTCAGTTTTGGCGCGATCTTGAAGCAGGTAAAGCCCGCAAAGGAGTATTTAAGCGGCTGAGCAGAAAGGGAGACGCGGTAAACATCCGGTCATATTTCTCTCCGGTAAAAGGACGGGCTGGAGAAATACTTCGTATTATGGAAATTTCAGTAGAGGCGTGA
- a CDS encoding glycoside hydrolase family 65 protein, which produces MKDYFKHHPWHIIEDGFDPHYNKIAESVFSIGNGRMGQRANFEEQYSGESLQGSYVAGVYYPDKTRVGWWKNGYPEYFAKVLNAPSWISVHVTVANQQLDLAKCKVENFKRVLDMQTGLLSRSFTVTFPDGKRMQVNTQRFCSMANGELGAIRYALKPLNFSAKATLSLFVDADVKNTDSNYDEKFWDEVYKKAEEKKCIVVAETKKTYYHVATGMQYVIKENDQEVQLKIKTETRDKFAGNITEVELHEGKVLTVYKYAAVLSSENHQKEHLIEQCSQVLDESVFKGFEKLFEEHSKVWEHKWNECDITIDGDVAAQQGIRFNIFQLSQTYTGEDPRLNIGPKGFTGEKYGGSTYWDTEAYCLPFYLGTAEQHVARNLLVYRYKHLQKAIENAAKLGFKDGAALYPMVTMNGEECHNEWEITFEEIHRNGAIAYAIFDYIRYTGDEEYLIEYGLEVLIGISRFWAQRVNWSEERKKFVMLGVTGPNEYENNVNNNWYTNYIACWTLGYTQEAINYVKARDERAFNELTSRVKFSEAESVQWKKIVDNMYYPEDKTRGIFLQQDGFLDKELLTVYDLGKENRPINQKWSWDRILRSCFIKQADVLQGLYFFEDQFDLATIKRNFDFYEPMTVHESSLSPCVHSILAALLGYKEKAYEMYLRTARLDLDDYNNDTEDGCHITSMAGTWLSVIKGFGGMRIKDGQLHFNPFIPDQWQSYSFRIEFRGRVLKIKITKDKVEALLLEGAELTIHLKEKVNTLKKDSSVVEML; this is translated from the coding sequence ATGAAGGATTACTTCAAACATCACCCGTGGCATATCATTGAAGATGGATTTGATCCACACTATAACAAAATTGCTGAAAGCGTCTTTAGTATTGGTAACGGGCGCATGGGGCAGCGTGCCAACTTTGAAGAACAGTACAGTGGTGAATCTTTGCAGGGAAGTTATGTGGCTGGGGTATACTATCCGGATAAAACCCGGGTAGGGTGGTGGAAGAATGGTTACCCGGAATATTTTGCCAAAGTACTTAATGCACCAAGCTGGATCAGCGTTCACGTTACTGTAGCCAATCAACAATTGGACCTGGCCAAATGTAAAGTAGAGAACTTCAAGCGCGTGCTCGACATGCAAACGGGCTTACTGTCGCGGTCGTTTACGGTAACTTTTCCGGATGGAAAAAGGATGCAAGTCAACACACAACGATTTTGCAGTATGGCTAACGGTGAGTTGGGCGCAATACGGTATGCCCTGAAACCGCTGAATTTCTCAGCCAAAGCCACCCTTTCGCTTTTTGTAGATGCTGACGTTAAGAATACCGATTCAAACTATGATGAAAAATTCTGGGATGAAGTCTATAAAAAGGCAGAAGAAAAGAAATGCATTGTAGTAGCCGAAACTAAGAAGACATATTATCATGTTGCCACTGGTATGCAGTATGTGATAAAGGAGAACGATCAGGAGGTTCAATTGAAAATTAAAACTGAAACACGTGACAAATTTGCGGGCAACATCACAGAAGTTGAATTGCATGAAGGTAAAGTGCTTACAGTCTATAAATACGCAGCCGTTTTATCTTCCGAGAATCACCAGAAGGAGCATTTAATAGAACAATGCTCCCAAGTTTTAGATGAGTCGGTTTTCAAAGGATTTGAAAAATTGTTTGAAGAGCATAGTAAAGTTTGGGAACACAAATGGAATGAATGCGACATTACTATTGATGGAGATGTAGCCGCGCAGCAAGGTATCCGCTTTAATATATTTCAATTGAGCCAAACCTATACCGGTGAGGATCCACGCCTGAACATTGGTCCTAAAGGTTTTACGGGAGAGAAATACGGAGGAAGCACTTATTGGGATACTGAGGCGTATTGTTTGCCATTTTATCTGGGCACGGCTGAACAACATGTTGCGCGTAACCTTTTGGTCTATCGTTATAAGCATTTACAAAAAGCCATTGAGAATGCGGCCAAGTTAGGCTTTAAAGATGGTGCTGCACTCTATCCCATGGTAACGATGAATGGGGAGGAGTGTCACAACGAATGGGAGATTACCTTTGAAGAGATTCATCGCAACGGTGCTATAGCCTATGCTATTTTCGATTATATCCGATATACGGGAGACGAGGAGTATCTGATCGAATATGGTCTGGAAGTGCTGATTGGTATTTCCCGTTTCTGGGCGCAACGTGTAAACTGGTCGGAAGAGCGGAAGAAATTTGTGATGTTGGGTGTAACCGGACCGAACGAATATGAAAATAATGTCAACAATAATTGGTACACCAATTACATAGCCTGCTGGACATTAGGCTACACGCAAGAAGCCATTAACTATGTTAAAGCCAGGGATGAGCGTGCGTTCAATGAGCTTACATCGCGTGTAAAATTTTCTGAAGCTGAGTCTGTGCAGTGGAAGAAAATTGTTGACAACATGTATTATCCCGAAGATAAGACCCGTGGAATCTTTCTTCAGCAGGATGGATTTTTAGATAAGGAGCTATTGACGGTCTATGATTTGGGCAAAGAAAACCGACCGATTAATCAGAAGTGGTCGTGGGACAGAATTCTGCGATCATGTTTTATCAAACAAGCCGATGTTCTTCAGGGGCTATACTTTTTTGAAGATCAGTTTGACCTTGCAACCATAAAGCGCAATTTTGATTTTTACGAACCCATGACAGTTCACGAATCATCGTTATCACCTTGCGTTCATTCCATATTGGCAGCTTTATTGGGATACAAAGAAAAAGCTTATGAAATGTACTTGCGTACTGCAAGGCTAGACCTTGATGATTACAATAACGACACTGAGGATGGCTGTCACATCACCAGTATGGCCGGTACCTGGCTAAGCGTCATCAAAGGATTTGGAGGCATGCGGATAAAGGATGGACAACTTCATTTTAATCCCTTCATTCCCGACCAATGGCAATCCTATTCATTTCGAATCGAGTTCCGGGGGAGAGTGTTGAAGATAAAGATTACAAAAGATAAGGTTGAGGCATTACTTTTGGAGGGCGCTGAACTTACCATCCATTTAAAAGAGAAAGTTAATACGCTTAAAAAGGACTCAAGCGTTGTTGAAATGTTATAA